In Nonomuraea sp. NBC_00507, the following are encoded in one genomic region:
- a CDS encoding MBL fold metallo-hydrolase, whose protein sequence is MNMEIAALSQVATWPNADRRTRIVLANQFMTTGLDREGFEFFSALSARAQGDGLLLALAGTFQSRLEGQAEAAIVKLDAATSLDLGLPHYFRGISLARLPECAGRAETVVADLEFVLMVKDQFPPGFMRPVHAALSRAYDLLGRTEAAAQARGRAGHLITDYWANPDDGFRFAHQRLVEFAPGVYVAQGYDFSDVGFVVTDNGVVAIDAASTPEHAAAALRGLRQITELPVTHVILTHTHLDHVGGLDALTADGAMVIAQANFPHELALQNFGPPPLGYYLSRGQSRRAHVTPDHLVDNEEKLTVGGVDFTLIPISGGESDDGLVIHIPNLDVAFTGDMNMPYLGSPTLAEGSAQGLFEAMQMVIDLRPRQLIHGHTALTDNYTIEAFPGLLAALRDLERIVAAGIADGLTLVEILQLNHLPDVLKDHPVSVMPYLVTRDNFIQRVHRQRTGYWHRGGEGIERFAPAELAAALNLLAGESPAAFNTAGLELARRGEHALALHVVDLGLLSHPDDPELVGLRQSLLDSLVAQNQMLNPFKFMHYAALADLELAPPD, encoded by the coding sequence GGCTCCTGCTGGCACTGGCCGGCACCTTCCAGTCCCGTCTCGAAGGCCAGGCCGAGGCGGCGATCGTCAAGCTCGATGCCGCCACCTCACTGGACCTGGGGCTGCCCCACTACTTCCGCGGAATCTCCCTGGCCCGCCTGCCCGAGTGCGCCGGCCGCGCGGAGACAGTGGTCGCGGATCTGGAGTTCGTCCTCATGGTCAAGGACCAGTTCCCGCCGGGTTTCATGCGGCCCGTCCACGCGGCGCTGTCACGTGCGTACGACCTGCTCGGCCGCACTGAGGCGGCTGCGCAGGCACGTGGCCGAGCCGGCCACCTGATCACCGACTATTGGGCGAATCCCGACGACGGGTTCCGCTTCGCCCACCAGCGCCTGGTCGAATTCGCGCCGGGCGTATACGTAGCGCAGGGCTATGACTTCTCTGATGTCGGCTTCGTCGTCACCGACAACGGGGTGGTCGCCATCGACGCCGCAAGCACACCCGAGCACGCAGCCGCGGCCCTCCGTGGACTACGCCAAATCACCGAGCTGCCTGTCACGCACGTGATCCTCACGCACACCCACTTGGACCACGTCGGGGGACTCGATGCCCTAACGGCCGACGGCGCCATGGTAATCGCGCAGGCGAACTTCCCCCACGAACTCGCGCTGCAGAACTTCGGCCCACCGCCGCTCGGATACTACCTTTCACGCGGGCAAAGCCGTCGTGCCCACGTCACACCCGACCACCTCGTGGACAACGAGGAGAAGCTGACAGTCGGCGGCGTGGACTTCACGCTCATCCCAATCTCTGGAGGAGAAAGCGATGACGGGCTGGTCATCCACATCCCGAACCTGGACGTGGCCTTCACCGGCGACATGAACATGCCCTATCTCGGCTCGCCGACCCTCGCAGAAGGCTCCGCTCAGGGTCTGTTCGAAGCCATGCAGATGGTCATAGACCTACGACCGCGGCAGCTCATCCACGGGCACACCGCGCTGACCGACAACTATACGATCGAGGCCTTCCCCGGGCTGCTGGCGGCCTTGCGCGACCTGGAACGGATCGTCGCAGCCGGGATCGCAGACGGGCTGACGCTCGTCGAGATCCTGCAGCTCAACCACCTGCCAGACGTTCTCAAGGACCATCCTGTCTCGGTCATGCCGTACCTGGTCACCCGCGACAACTTCATTCAACGTGTGCACCGCCAGCGGACCGGATACTGGCACCGAGGGGGCGAGGGCATTGAGCGCTTCGCGCCCGCGGAACTGGCGGCTGCGCTGAACCTGCTAGCCGGCGAGAGCCCTGCGGCCTTCAATACGGCAGGCCTCGAACTAGCGCGGCGCGGCGAGCACGCACTGGCACTGCATGTCGTCGACCTGGGGCTCCTTAGCCATCCCGACGATCCCGAACTCGTCGGCCTGCGGCAAAGCCTGCTGGATTCGCTGGTCGCGCAGAACCAGATGCTCAACCCATTCAAGTTCATGCACTACGCCGCACTTGCCGACCTCGAACTGGCGCCGCCCGACTGA
- a CDS encoding DUF6204 family protein, whose translation MAFSLMASGTFTHDQSVTAFTFRCQVPAGPDDGQDEAALGAMAALETHGHPHEILQLAVTDMRHIKIRPKGRRM comes from the coding sequence GTGGCCTTCTCGTTGATGGCGTCCGGGACGTTCACCCACGATCAGAGCGTGACGGCTTTCACCTTTCGCTGCCAGGTGCCGGCAGGTCCGGACGACGGCCAGGACGAGGCGGCGCTTGGCGCGATGGCCGCGCTGGAGACGCACGGGCATCCGCATGAGATCTTGCAGCTCGCGGTGACCGACATGCGCCACATCAAGATCCGCCCCAAGGGGCGCCGGATGTGA
- the rph gene encoding rifamycin-inactivating phosphotransferase: MIEQYVLGLQEVDETQVAVVGGKGAHLGVLSRIDGIRVPAGFCVTTDAFRRIMAEAPSIDDRLDQLSRLNPDDREAIRTLSAEIRRALEGVAIPGDLAAAITRALAQLGEQAAYAVRSSATAEDLPTASFAGQQDTYLNVVGPAAILQYVSRCWASLFTERAVTYRQRNGIDHRTVHMAVVVQQMVFPQAAGILFTADPVTSNRRVASIEAGFGLGEALVSGLVNADVYKVRDGEVVAKAVGAKQLAIHASPAGGTQKQAIDPEQQEQPALTDAQVVRLAQLGRRIEAHFGRPQDIEWCLVDDSFQIVQSRPITTLFPIPESSDRENHVYISVGHQQMMTDAMKPLGLSFWQMTTPAPIAEAGGRLFVDVTQRLASPTSRAGFLELVGRSDPLIADALQTVLDRDGFIRPLPDEGPPGPLVGGAPAAPIQTDPAIVTELIGRSEASIAASERDIRTKSGEALLDFIRADIQELRRILFDPQSHQVFMSAMEATWWLNEQLEAWLGEKNAADTLTQSVPHNVTSEMGLALLGVADVIRPYPDVVAFLQHIEDEGFLDELPKLAGGREARDAIEAWLDKYGMRCVGEIDITRPRWSERPSTLVPMILGNIKNFELGAGERRFEQGRQEAWKKEQELLERLRALPDGQRKAEETKRMIDRVRTFIGYREYPKYGMVSRYFVYKQALLEEAERLVQAHVLREKEDIFYLTFQELHDVVRTNRVDDQLIGRRKDAFRSYQALTPPRVLTSDGEAISGTYRRDDTPAGALIGLPVSAGTVEGRARVILDMARADLEPGDILVTAHTDPSWTPVFVAIAGLVTEVGGLMTHGAVIAREYGLPAVVGVVDATRLIRDGQRIRVHGTDGYVEILP; the protein is encoded by the coding sequence ATGATCGAGCAGTACGTGTTGGGTCTTCAAGAGGTTGACGAAACGCAGGTCGCGGTCGTTGGCGGAAAGGGCGCGCACCTGGGCGTGCTGTCGCGGATCGACGGCATCCGCGTGCCGGCCGGCTTTTGCGTGACGACGGATGCCTTCCGGCGGATCATGGCGGAAGCGCCGTCGATCGACGATCGGCTCGATCAGCTGTCGCGCCTGAACCCGGACGACCGGGAGGCGATCCGCACGCTCAGCGCGGAGATCCGCCGGGCCCTCGAAGGGGTCGCCATCCCGGGCGATCTCGCGGCGGCGATCACCCGCGCTCTCGCCCAGCTCGGCGAGCAAGCCGCCTACGCCGTCCGATCCAGCGCGACGGCAGAGGACTTGCCGACGGCCTCCTTCGCCGGCCAGCAGGACACGTACCTGAACGTCGTGGGCCCGGCCGCGATCCTCCAGTACGTCAGCCGATGCTGGGCCTCGCTGTTCACCGAGCGGGCCGTGACCTACCGCCAGCGGAACGGCATCGACCACCGTACGGTCCACATGGCCGTGGTCGTGCAGCAGATGGTCTTCCCGCAGGCGGCCGGCATCCTGTTCACAGCCGACCCCGTCACGTCCAACCGAAGGGTCGCCTCCATAGAAGCCGGCTTCGGCCTCGGCGAGGCCCTGGTCTCCGGCCTGGTGAACGCGGACGTCTACAAGGTGCGCGACGGCGAGGTCGTCGCCAAGGCGGTCGGCGCCAAGCAACTCGCCATCCACGCCTCGCCGGCGGGCGGGACGCAGAAACAGGCGATCGACCCGGAGCAGCAGGAGCAGCCGGCGCTGACGGATGCGCAGGTCGTGCGGCTCGCGCAGCTCGGCCGGCGGATCGAAGCGCACTTCGGCCGCCCCCAGGACATCGAATGGTGCCTGGTCGACGACAGCTTCCAGATCGTCCAGAGCCGGCCGATCACCACGCTGTTCCCCATCCCCGAGTCCAGCGACCGGGAGAACCACGTCTATATCTCCGTCGGCCATCAGCAGATGATGACCGACGCGATGAAGCCCCTGGGGCTCTCCTTCTGGCAGATGACGACCCCCGCGCCCATAGCCGAGGCCGGCGGCCGCCTGTTCGTCGACGTCACCCAGAGGCTGGCCTCGCCGACAAGCCGCGCCGGCTTCCTGGAGCTCGTGGGGAGATCCGATCCGCTGATCGCAGACGCGCTGCAGACCGTCCTCGATCGTGACGGCTTCATCCGGCCGCTCCCTGACGAGGGTCCCCCCGGGCCACTGGTTGGCGGCGCGCCAGCCGCCCCTATCCAGACCGATCCGGCCATCGTCACCGAGCTGATCGGGCGCAGCGAGGCATCCATCGCCGCGTCGGAGCGCGACATCCGGACGAAGTCAGGAGAGGCGCTGCTCGACTTCATTCGGGCGGACATTCAGGAGCTGAGGCGGATCTTGTTCGATCCGCAGAGCCATCAGGTGTTCATGTCGGCGATGGAGGCCACGTGGTGGCTCAACGAGCAGCTGGAGGCGTGGCTGGGCGAGAAGAACGCGGCGGACACGCTCACGCAGTCCGTGCCCCACAACGTCACGTCAGAAATGGGGCTGGCGCTCCTGGGCGTCGCTGACGTGATCCGACCGTATCCGGACGTGGTGGCGTTTCTGCAGCACATCGAGGACGAGGGTTTCCTGGACGAGCTGCCCAAGCTCGCGGGCGGGCGGGAAGCGCGAGACGCCATCGAGGCCTGGCTCGACAAGTACGGCATGCGCTGCGTCGGCGAGATCGACATCACGCGGCCGCGTTGGAGTGAACGCCCCTCCACGCTCGTGCCCATGATCCTCGGCAACATCAAGAACTTCGAGCTGGGAGCCGGCGAGCGGCGCTTCGAGCAAGGGCGGCAGGAGGCATGGAAGAAGGAGCAGGAGCTGCTGGAGCGCTTGCGTGCCCTGCCGGACGGGCAGCGCAAGGCCGAAGAGACGAAGCGGATGATCGACCGAGTCCGGACCTTCATCGGATACCGGGAGTATCCGAAGTACGGCATGGTCAGCCGCTACTTCGTGTACAAGCAGGCCTTGTTGGAGGAAGCCGAGCGCCTCGTGCAGGCCCACGTACTTCGTGAGAAGGAAGACATCTTCTACCTCACGTTCCAGGAGCTCCACGACGTCGTGCGCACGAACCGCGTGGATGACCAGCTCATCGGCCGGCGCAAGGACGCGTTCAGGTCATATCAAGCACTCACGCCGCCCCGGGTGCTCACGTCCGATGGCGAGGCCATCTCTGGGACGTACCGACGCGACGATACGCCGGCCGGCGCGCTGATCGGCCTACCGGTCTCCGCCGGGACCGTCGAAGGCCGGGCCCGCGTCATCCTGGACATGGCACGGGCCGACCTCGAACCGGGCGACATCCTCGTCACGGCCCACACGGACCCCAGCTGGACGCCCGTCTTCGTCGCCATCGCAGGCTTAGTGACGGAGGTCGGAGGATTGATGACTCACGGGGCAGTGATCGCACGCGAGTACGGATTGCCGGCCGTCGTCGGTGTGGTCGACGCCACCCGACTGATCCGCGATGGGCAGCGGATCCGCGTGCACGGAACCGACGGGTACGTCGAGATTCTGCCTTGA
- a CDS encoding dihydrofolate reductase has product MNVGLIWAQTLDGVIGADNAIPWRLPEDMAHFKATTLGHPVVMGRKTWDSLPSRFRPLSGRRNIVVTRDPHWAAEGAERAGSIAKALELATEPLEPAASAAAWVIGGGEIYRAALPYATTLWVTEVDTTVDGDTYAPIPDPTWKVAEDRGWQSSTSGLCYRIRRYTR; this is encoded by the coding sequence GTGAACGTCGGGCTGATCTGGGCGCAGACCCTCGATGGCGTGATCGGCGCGGATAACGCGATTCCGTGGCGACTGCCTGAGGACATGGCGCATTTCAAGGCGACCACCCTCGGCCATCCAGTGGTGATGGGACGCAAAACGTGGGATTCACTGCCTTCACGATTCCGCCCGCTATCCGGCAGGCGCAACATCGTGGTGACTCGCGATCCGCATTGGGCGGCCGAAGGCGCCGAACGTGCCGGGTCCATCGCCAAAGCCCTGGAACTCGCAACCGAGCCGTTGGAGCCGGCCGCCTCTGCTGCGGCATGGGTGATCGGCGGCGGAGAAATTTACCGTGCGGCCCTGCCCTATGCCACGACGCTCTGGGTGACTGAAGTCGACACGACGGTGGACGGCGACACCTACGCCCCGATACCGGACCCGACGTGGAAAGTCGCCGAGGACAGAGGCTGGCAGTCCTCGACGTCCGGACTGTGCTACCGCATCCGCAGATACACGCGGTAA
- a CDS encoding thymidylate synthase, with translation MVDTQYEDLLRLVLTSGTTKADRTGTGTRSVFGHQLRYDLSQGFPLVTTKKVHLRSIVYELLWFLRGDSNVAWLHEHGVTIWDEWADANGDLGPVYGVQWRAWPTPDGRHIDQISDVLDTLRRDPDSRRMIVSAWNVAELPKMALAPCHAFFQFYVADGKLSCQLYQRSADLFLGVPFNIASYALLTHMMAQQADLEPGDFIWTGGDCHIYDNHVKQVTEQLSRTPFEFPELRLRRADSLFDYAYSDVEVLGYQHHPAIKAPVAV, from the coding sequence GTGGTGGACACTCAGTATGAAGATCTGTTGCGGCTGGTACTCACCTCTGGGACGACCAAAGCCGATCGGACAGGCACCGGCACCCGAAGTGTCTTCGGGCACCAACTACGCTACGACCTCTCACAGGGGTTCCCGCTGGTCACCACCAAAAAGGTGCACCTCAGGTCCATCGTGTACGAGCTGTTGTGGTTCCTGCGCGGCGACTCGAACGTCGCCTGGCTGCATGAACACGGCGTCACCATCTGGGACGAATGGGCCGACGCGAACGGCGACCTCGGCCCGGTCTACGGCGTGCAGTGGCGCGCCTGGCCCACCCCGGACGGCAGGCACATCGACCAGATCAGCGATGTTCTCGACACTCTGCGCCGCGACCCGGACTCCCGCCGGATGATCGTCTCCGCCTGGAACGTCGCCGAGCTGCCCAAGATGGCACTCGCGCCCTGTCACGCCTTCTTCCAGTTCTACGTCGCCGACGGGAAGCTCTCCTGCCAGCTGTACCAGCGCAGCGCGGACCTATTCCTCGGCGTGCCGTTCAACATCGCCAGCTACGCCCTGCTCACGCACATGATGGCGCAGCAGGCCGACCTCGAGCCGGGCGACTTCATCTGGACCGGCGGCGACTGCCACATCTACGACAACCACGTCAAGCAGGTGACCGAGCAGCTCTCGCGTACGCCGTTCGAGTTCCCCGAGCTGCGTCTGCGCCGAGCCGACTCGCTTTTCGACTACGCCTACTCCGATGTGGAAGTGCTCGGCTACCAGCACCACCCGGCCATCAAAGCCCCGGTGGCGGTGTGA
- a CDS encoding PadR family transcriptional regulator — MKNRSMQEPTFLILTALAAGPQHGYGIITDVLKISGERVRLRAGTLYAALDRLQDEQLIETDREEVVGGRARRYYRLTIEGAARLSAEAERLRRNADTATARLRRSPAAAQPSLGGAS, encoded by the coding sequence ATGAAGAACAGGTCGATGCAGGAGCCGACGTTCCTGATCCTCACGGCCCTGGCGGCCGGGCCGCAGCACGGCTACGGCATCATCACCGACGTCCTGAAGATCTCCGGTGAGCGGGTGCGGCTGCGCGCCGGCACCTTGTACGCCGCGCTCGACCGGCTCCAGGACGAGCAGTTGATTGAGACCGACCGCGAGGAGGTCGTGGGCGGCCGGGCCCGGCGTTACTACCGGCTCACCATCGAGGGCGCGGCCCGGCTGTCGGCCGAGGCCGAACGACTGCGCCGGAACGCCGACACCGCCACCGCGCGGCTGCGCCGCAGCCCGGCCGCTGCGCAGCCGTCCCTCGGCGGCGCCTCGTGA